A DNA window from Paenibacillus sp. HWE-109 contains the following coding sequences:
- a CDS encoding type I phosphomannose isomerase catalytic subunit: MKSYPLQFQPEMKERVWGGRALERFGFQLPEGAIGEGWMIGDHPNGTTKVLNGELAGLGLDEIREKYGKTLFGSKGFSEKNGRFPLLIKLLDCEDDLSVQVHPNDHYKNLAAGELGKTEMWYILDAKPGAKIIYGMKEGVTRESLAQAIAENRILDCLQEVPVEAGDSFYIPAGTVHALGAGVLVAEIQQNSDTTYRLYDYNRPGLDGKPRDLHIEDSLNVIAYEGSGSTRMKTDNATVGTWLTLAESPFFTVEKGLVGPKWELNTSPESFVILVIADGNGTLQWADGSIATKPGDCFLLPADLGSYALEGSMTVIRSYLP; the protein is encoded by the coding sequence TTGAAATCGTACCCGCTTCAATTTCAACCTGAAATGAAAGAACGCGTCTGGGGAGGAAGAGCCCTGGAGAGATTTGGTTTTCAGCTTCCGGAAGGCGCGATTGGCGAAGGCTGGATGATCGGCGATCACCCGAATGGCACAACGAAAGTACTTAACGGCGAGTTAGCCGGTCTTGGCCTGGATGAAATTCGCGAAAAATACGGCAAAACCTTATTCGGCTCCAAAGGCTTTTCGGAGAAAAATGGCCGCTTCCCGCTCTTGATCAAACTGCTCGATTGTGAAGACGATCTTTCCGTGCAAGTGCATCCCAACGATCACTACAAGAATCTGGCTGCCGGCGAGTTAGGCAAAACAGAGATGTGGTACATCCTGGACGCCAAACCCGGTGCCAAAATTATATATGGCATGAAAGAAGGCGTCACCCGCGAAAGCCTGGCTCAAGCCATTGCAGAGAACCGCATTCTGGATTGTTTGCAAGAAGTGCCCGTGGAAGCCGGTGATTCCTTCTACATCCCTGCTGGTACTGTCCATGCCTTAGGCGCAGGCGTGCTGGTTGCTGAAATTCAACAAAACTCAGATACGACTTATCGTCTATATGACTACAACCGTCCAGGACTGGATGGCAAGCCTCGTGACTTGCATATTGAGGATTCACTCAATGTCATTGCCTATGAGGGATCCGGCTCCACGCGGATGAAAACCGATAATGCTACTGTAGGTACTTGGCTTACGCTGGCTGAATCTCCTTTTTTCACTGTGGAAAAAGGTCTCGTTGGACCTAAGTGGGAGCTCAACACTTCTCCTGAAAGCTTCGTCATCCTAGTTATCGCGGACGGAAATGGTACGCTGCAATGGGCTGATGGCAGCATTGCCACTAAGCCAGGCGACTGCTTCCTGCTCCCCGCTGATCTCGGCAGCTATGCCTTGGAAGGCAGCATGACCGTGATTCGCAGTTATTTGCCTTAA
- a CDS encoding IMP dehydrogenase, whose product MATYYMEPSRTFSEFLLIPNLTTKECTPANVKLKTPLVKFNQGEEPAISLNIPFSSAVMQAVSDDGMAIALARCGGISFIFGSQSIEEEAAMVRKVKGYKAGFVVSRNNLTPDHTLSDLLALKEETGHSTVAITDDGTANGKLLGIVTGRDYRLSRDPLNRPIHQFMTPFEKLIYGKSGITLSEANNLIWDHKLNCLPIVDEQQKLDTLVFRKDYDEHKENPLELLDSNKSYIVGAGINTKDYQERVPALVEAGVDILVIDSSDGYSEWQRETVQYVKKNFNVKIGAGNVVDREGFLYLVESGADFIKVGIGGGSICITREQKGIGRGQASSIMEVVEARDQYFKETGTYIPICSDGGIVHDYHVTLALAMGADFVMLGRYFARFDESPTRKLKVGNNFVKEYWGEGSNRARNWQRYDTGGKSKLLFEEGVDSYVPYAGSLQENLDKTIGKIKSTMCNCGSLNLDELKQNARIALVSATSLVEGGAHDVILKESSLSEE is encoded by the coding sequence GTGGCCACGTATTACATGGAACCATCCCGTACGTTTAGTGAGTTTCTGTTGATTCCTAATCTTACAACGAAGGAATGTACACCAGCGAATGTGAAGCTGAAGACGCCGTTAGTCAAGTTCAACCAAGGTGAGGAGCCTGCCATCTCACTGAATATCCCGTTTTCATCTGCTGTCATGCAAGCCGTATCCGATGATGGAATGGCGATTGCTTTGGCGCGTTGTGGCGGGATTTCGTTTATTTTTGGCTCGCAGTCCATTGAAGAAGAAGCGGCAATGGTACGCAAGGTCAAAGGATACAAAGCCGGCTTCGTCGTTAGCCGCAATAACTTGACGCCGGATCATACCCTTAGCGATTTGCTTGCTTTGAAGGAAGAAACAGGACACTCCACAGTTGCTATTACGGACGATGGTACAGCGAACGGGAAACTGCTTGGTATTGTAACGGGAAGAGATTATCGCCTTAGCCGCGACCCGCTGAATCGTCCAATTCATCAGTTCATGACGCCTTTCGAGAAATTGATTTACGGAAAATCAGGGATTACCTTGTCGGAAGCGAACAATCTGATCTGGGATCACAAATTAAACTGTTTGCCGATTGTAGATGAGCAGCAGAAGCTGGACACGCTCGTTTTCCGCAAAGACTATGATGAGCACAAAGAGAATCCGCTAGAGCTTCTGGATAGCAATAAAAGCTATATTGTTGGCGCTGGTATCAATACGAAGGATTATCAAGAAAGAGTGCCCGCTCTTGTTGAAGCGGGAGTAGACATTCTGGTCATCGATTCATCGGACGGCTACAGTGAATGGCAGCGTGAGACCGTTCAGTATGTCAAAAAGAATTTTAACGTAAAAATAGGTGCAGGCAACGTGGTAGACCGCGAAGGTTTCCTATACTTAGTAGAATCCGGCGCTGACTTTATCAAAGTGGGCATCGGCGGCGGATCGATCTGTATCACGCGTGAACAAAAAGGAATCGGCCGCGGCCAAGCCTCCTCCATCATGGAAGTCGTCGAAGCCAGAGACCAGTACTTCAAAGAAACAGGTACTTATATTCCAATTTGTTCTGATGGTGGTATTGTACATGACTACCATGTTACTCTCGCTTTGGCGATGGGCGCTGATTTCGTTATGTTGGGCAGATACTTTGCCCGTTTCGATGAGAGCCCAACGCGTAAACTCAAAGTCGGCAATAACTTCGTGAAAGAGTACTGGGGCGAAGGCTCCAACCGTGCACGCAACTGGCAGCGCTATGACACAGGCGGCAAGAGCAAGCTCTTGTTCGAGGAAGGCGTAGATTCTTACGTTCCTTACGCGGGCAGCCTGCAGGAGAACCTGGACAAGACGATTGGTAAAATAAAATCGACCATGTGCAACTGCGGTTCCTTGAACCTGGATGAGCTGAAACAGAATGCGAGAATCGCTCTCGTTTCCGCTACCAGTCTAGTCGAAGGCGGCGCGCATGACGTTATCCTCAAAGAAAGCAGCTTGTCGGAAGAATAG
- a CDS encoding pyridoxamine 5'-phosphate oxidase family protein, producing MIETKNKQLEEQIAKVLDANQICSFATVDGKKPKVRYMALFHDGLTIYLATNKKTDKVDELRDNPNVHILVGYDGKASSEILQIQATAAISNDNALREKLWNDELKQWFEGPHDPEFVVLEILPSSIEYTNGDSKPQVWQK from the coding sequence ATGATTGAAACCAAGAACAAGCAGTTGGAAGAACAGATCGCAAAGGTGCTGGATGCCAATCAGATTTGCTCTTTTGCTACTGTCGACGGGAAGAAGCCTAAAGTGAGATACATGGCGCTATTTCATGATGGATTAACCATTTATCTAGCGACCAACAAGAAGACGGATAAAGTGGACGAGCTGCGTGACAATCCGAATGTACATATTCTGGTCGGATATGATGGCAAAGCATCATCGGAAATTTTGCAAATTCAAGCAACGGCTGCGATCAGCAATGATAATGCGCTCAGGGAGAAGCTGTGGAATGATGAATTAAAGCAATGGTTCGAAGGACCTCATGATCCTGAGTTCGTGGTATTGGAGATTTTGCCGTCTTCAATCGAATACACGAACGGAGACTCCAAGCCTCAAGTTTGGCAGAAATAA
- a CDS encoding B12-binding domain-containing radical SAM protein, translating into MKVLVSTLNAKFIHTSLALRYLKAFCEKDFDVEISEYTIKDPVMNVVSDIYQKAPDVLGFSCYIWNIEETITIIKMIKKIRPDILIMLGGPEVSYDTEYWMNRIPEVDFIVMGEGEETFHQLLTEISTTRKYHFVYGLAYRKGEEVILMPGRPKLKLDDIPSPHRFAEDVPSLANRVVYFETSRGCPFSCQFCLSSIEVGVRYFDMERTKSDLLYLIDSGAKLIKFVDRTFNIKRDYAMEIFEFLIANHRGTVFQFEITADIMRPEVLDYLAENAPPGTFRFEIGVQSTNDTTNDLVQRRQNFFKLSRTVSKVKNSLKIDQHLDLIAGLPEEDYNSFRKTFNDVFELGPEELQLGFLKMLRGTGMRNDAHKYGYIYMDHAPYEILGNDILPFTDLIRIKRVEDVLEKYWNAHRMDHTVKYLIKHEFASAFDFFQEFGDFWEGRGWQKIGHQLEDLFTRLRDFLMSRETIDMHIIEGLMKLDYFLGHKYKPRKIWWDFTLEKSEQNRYFKLLAEQPELLSGDFHLLRINEKDLHKHVMLEVMPFSLQTYLQSGEIDASSKELLVVHFPPDAQQPAQYYTMPLHQAATV; encoded by the coding sequence ATGAAAGTACTTGTATCTACCTTAAATGCGAAATTCATTCATACCTCTTTGGCACTGCGCTATTTAAAGGCGTTTTGCGAGAAGGATTTTGACGTGGAAATTTCGGAGTATACGATTAAAGATCCCGTTATGAATGTGGTGTCGGATATTTATCAAAAAGCCCCGGATGTGCTGGGTTTTTCATGCTATATTTGGAACATTGAAGAGACGATTACGATTATCAAAATGATTAAAAAGATTCGACCGGATATTCTGATCATGCTGGGCGGTCCCGAAGTGTCCTACGATACGGAGTACTGGATGAACCGCATCCCAGAGGTCGATTTCATCGTCATGGGCGAAGGGGAAGAGACCTTCCACCAGCTGCTCACGGAAATTTCGACAACGCGCAAATATCATTTCGTGTACGGGCTCGCTTACCGCAAAGGCGAGGAAGTTATTCTGATGCCGGGCAGGCCTAAGCTTAAGCTTGATGACATCCCATCCCCGCATCGTTTTGCGGAAGATGTGCCAAGCTTGGCGAATCGGGTCGTTTATTTTGAAACGAGCCGCGGCTGTCCATTCTCCTGTCAATTCTGCCTCTCGAGCATTGAGGTGGGCGTGCGCTATTTTGACATGGAACGAACGAAGTCGGATCTGCTGTACTTGATCGATTCAGGGGCGAAGCTGATTAAGTTCGTTGACCGCACCTTCAATATCAAGCGGGATTATGCGATGGAAATCTTCGAATTCCTCATTGCCAACCACCGCGGCACGGTGTTCCAGTTCGAGATCACGGCGGACATTATGCGTCCGGAAGTGCTCGATTATTTGGCGGAAAATGCGCCCCCGGGAACTTTCCGCTTCGAAATCGGCGTGCAATCTACGAATGATACGACCAATGATTTGGTGCAGCGCAGACAAAACTTCTTCAAGCTGAGCCGCACGGTGTCCAAAGTGAAGAACAGTTTGAAAATCGATCAGCATCTTGATTTGATTGCCGGCTTGCCCGAAGAAGACTATAATTCGTTCCGCAAGACATTTAACGATGTATTCGAACTTGGACCGGAAGAACTGCAGCTTGGTTTTCTGAAAATGCTGCGCGGAACCGGCATGCGTAATGACGCGCATAAATATGGCTATATTTATATGGATCATGCTCCTTATGAAATCTTGGGCAACGACATCCTTCCGTTCACCGATTTGATTCGCATCAAACGCGTCGAGGATGTGCTTGAGAAATATTGGAACGCGCATCGGATGGATCATACGGTCAAATATTTGATCAAACACGAGTTTGCCTCTGCGTTTGATTTCTTCCAAGAGTTCGGCGACTTCTGGGAAGGCCGCGGCTGGCAGAAAATCGGGCATCAGCTTGAGGACCTGTTCACACGTTTGCGTGATTTCCTGATGTCCCGCGAAACGATTGACATGCACATCATTGAAGGCCTGATGAAGCTGGATTATTTCCTGGGTCATAAATATAAGCCGCGCAAAATCTGGTGGGACTTCACGCTGGAGAAGTCCGAGCAGAACCGCTACTTCAAGCTGCTGGCGGAGCAGCCTGAGCTTCTCAGCGGAGATTTCCACCTGCTGCGCATCAACGAGAAAGACCTCCATAAGCATGTTATGCTGGAGGTCATGCCGTTCTCTTTGCAGACGTATCTGCAAAGCGGGGAGATCGACGCCAGCAGCAAGGAGCTGCTCGTCGTGCACTTCCCGCCGGACGCGCAGCAGCCGGCTCAGTACTACACAATGCCGCTGCACCAAGCGGCCACGGTTTAG
- a CDS encoding carbohydrate ABC transporter permease: MKNRSLHFLGNGIRYLLLIVVSLVILAPFLWMITTSLKDQSKIFDFPPQWFPSPIVWSNYADVFKDQPQFLLHYWNSLYIAVLVTAGTCIVGALAGFAFAKITFPFKNTLFLILLSGMMIPNEVTIIPNFIWFSKLGLVNNHFPLIIPPILGAGGIFGVFLLRQFYITIPKDLDEAAEIDGCTPWQTFWRIMAPMATPAFATLAIFTFLNSWEDFLDPLIYISSSKQFTLPIAMKLFTDTAGTSWHLLMAASVMSTVPLLLVFFAAQKKFIDGIATTGLK, encoded by the coding sequence ATGAAGAATAGATCTCTGCACTTCCTAGGCAATGGGATTCGCTATCTACTGCTGATTGTCGTATCGCTCGTGATTCTGGCTCCGTTCCTCTGGATGATCACCACATCGCTCAAGGATCAATCCAAAATATTCGATTTTCCGCCGCAGTGGTTCCCGAGCCCGATCGTATGGTCCAACTATGCGGATGTGTTCAAGGATCAGCCGCAGTTCCTGCTGCATTACTGGAATAGTCTCTACATTGCAGTGCTAGTCACCGCAGGAACGTGTATTGTCGGAGCGCTGGCCGGGTTTGCTTTTGCCAAGATTACGTTTCCGTTCAAAAATACGCTCTTCTTGATTCTCCTGAGCGGTATGATGATTCCAAATGAAGTGACGATCATTCCGAACTTTATCTGGTTCTCCAAGCTGGGCTTGGTGAACAATCATTTCCCCTTAATCATTCCACCGATTCTGGGGGCGGGCGGTATCTTCGGAGTTTTCCTGCTGCGCCAATTCTACATTACCATTCCGAAGGATCTGGATGAGGCGGCCGAAATTGATGGCTGTACGCCGTGGCAAACCTTCTGGCGAATTATGGCGCCGATGGCGACTCCAGCCTTTGCGACCTTAGCGATCTTCACGTTCTTGAACAGCTGGGAGGATTTTCTGGACCCGTTAATTTATATCAGCTCCTCCAAGCAATTCACGCTGCCGATCGCGATGAAGCTGTTCACCGATACCGCAGGTACTTCTTGGCATTTGCTGATGGCCGCTTCGGTCATGTCGACGGTTCCGCTGCTGCTTGTGTTTTTCGCGGCTCAGAAGAAATTTATCGATGGCATTGCAACAACAGGTTTGAAATAG
- a CDS encoding carbohydrate ABC transporter permease translates to MSTYPASALEAKPTEILKTKSSNQSRLKRRNALYGYLFISPMMLGFLIFMAGPILAAFVLSLTDYSLLHPSTFVGADNYAQVLTKDDLFWTSIKNTLYFSAGLIPLNLGLSLALAILLSAKLPGMGIFRTAIFTPVVTSIIVWAIVWKYVFATDAGLVNQILGFFGVTGPAWMYNTHLVMPVVILVSVLKKVGMNMVIFLAALQDVPKMYYEAATIDGASKWKQFTKITLPMISPSLFLTLIITLIGSLKVFSQIVVMTDGGPGTSTNVLVYYIYKLAFKTFDLGYASAVAFILFFLVLALTIVQWYFRKRWVHHEE, encoded by the coding sequence TTGAGCACTTATCCTGCTTCCGCCCTTGAGGCGAAACCTACTGAGATATTGAAGACAAAGAGTTCCAACCAAAGTCGGCTAAAACGCAGAAATGCTTTATATGGCTATTTGTTTATCTCCCCTATGATGCTCGGATTCCTCATCTTTATGGCGGGACCGATTCTGGCAGCTTTTGTTTTAAGCTTGACAGACTATTCGCTGCTGCATCCGTCGACGTTTGTTGGTGCAGATAATTACGCGCAAGTGCTAACCAAGGATGATCTTTTCTGGACATCGATCAAGAATACGTTGTATTTCTCAGCGGGATTAATCCCCCTGAATTTGGGGTTGTCCTTAGCTCTGGCTATCTTGTTGTCCGCGAAGCTGCCCGGCATGGGGATTTTCCGTACGGCGATTTTTACGCCTGTCGTGACATCCATCATCGTTTGGGCGATCGTATGGAAGTATGTATTTGCGACAGATGCCGGATTAGTCAATCAAATACTGGGCTTTTTCGGTGTAACAGGACCTGCTTGGATGTACAATACGCATCTTGTGATGCCGGTTGTTATTCTGGTCAGCGTACTGAAGAAAGTCGGGATGAACATGGTCATCTTTCTGGCAGCCTTGCAGGATGTGCCCAAAATGTATTATGAAGCGGCAACGATTGACGGTGCCTCGAAGTGGAAGCAATTCACGAAAATCACATTGCCGATGATTTCACCTTCGTTGTTCCTAACGCTCATTATTACGCTGATAGGCTCGCTGAAAGTCTTCTCGCAAATCGTGGTCATGACCGATGGCGGTCCAGGCACGAGCACCAATGTGTTAGTTTACTACATCTACAAACTGGCGTTCAAAACCTTTGATTTAGGCTATGCATCTGCGGTTGCTTTCATCTTGTTCTTCCTAGTTTTGGCGCTTACCATCGTGCAATGGTATTTCCGTAAAAGGTGGGTGCATCATGAAGAATAG
- a CDS encoding ABC transporter substrate-binding protein, with protein sequence MKKALTVAASVVVVSSLLAGCGSQNTPAGTTTPANSNAAAASKAPAKDVKLTFSIWGSDAHKKMYEDLIANYKKIKPNVSVEIMTIPAADYQQKISVMMASKTAPDIMWMLERAIPQFLTADQIEDISAIKTDAAYDFKDVIPSTLDLVTKNDKLYGVPFSTPPNMIYYNKNLFKEKGLKTPTELYKEGNWTYEEMAKAAQAIAQPDKGVYGFNLIRPAGWGASWIESLQTLVWANGADFFSKDGKKFTLNSPEGQKALQFFSDAMFKTKIHPKPGDQTTFESGKIGMQQDLLSYMGKAKAIKDFVWDIAPMPKGSGGQGTTLGYAAYMVTKGSPNAAEAVEFLKFLSSKENMTVTSQYFVPGRKSVLESDGFLKQGPSPESMKTAVLDQMAQGRVRQGFQNFQKIDDKMKLHFDAIYTQAGTIPDILKKMEQDVSPILAQ encoded by the coding sequence ATGAAAAAAGCATTGACCGTTGCGGCATCTGTGGTTGTAGTCAGCAGTTTACTCGCAGGATGTGGTTCCCAGAATACGCCCGCAGGAACAACGACCCCGGCAAACTCGAATGCCGCTGCCGCTTCCAAGGCGCCTGCCAAAGATGTGAAATTGACGTTCTCGATCTGGGGAAGCGACGCCCATAAGAAAATGTATGAGGACTTGATCGCCAATTATAAAAAGATTAAACCGAATGTCAGCGTTGAGATTATGACGATTCCGGCTGCTGATTATCAGCAAAAAATCTCGGTGATGATGGCTTCCAAAACGGCGCCGGATATCATGTGGATGCTGGAGCGAGCAATCCCGCAATTTTTGACGGCGGATCAAATTGAGGACATTTCGGCAATCAAAACAGATGCTGCCTATGACTTCAAGGATGTTATTCCATCCACGCTGGATCTTGTAACGAAAAATGACAAGCTCTATGGCGTTCCGTTCTCAACACCGCCTAACATGATTTACTACAACAAGAACCTGTTTAAGGAAAAAGGGCTGAAAACGCCGACAGAGCTGTACAAGGAAGGCAATTGGACATATGAAGAAATGGCCAAAGCGGCGCAAGCTATTGCTCAGCCGGACAAAGGTGTATACGGTTTCAACTTGATCCGTCCTGCAGGCTGGGGCGCAAGCTGGATTGAATCGCTTCAAACATTGGTATGGGCGAATGGCGCGGACTTCTTCAGCAAAGACGGCAAGAAGTTCACGCTCAATTCTCCAGAAGGCCAGAAAGCGCTGCAATTCTTCAGCGATGCCATGTTCAAAACGAAGATTCATCCGAAACCAGGAGATCAAACAACGTTTGAATCCGGCAAAATCGGCATGCAGCAGGATCTGCTCAGCTATATGGGCAAAGCCAAAGCAATCAAAGATTTTGTGTGGGATATTGCGCCAATGCCAAAAGGTTCAGGCGGGCAAGGTACTACGCTGGGGTACGCCGCTTATATGGTAACCAAAGGCAGTCCTAACGCGGCTGAGGCTGTTGAATTCCTGAAATTCCTCAGCAGCAAAGAGAATATGACGGTCACTTCGCAATACTTCGTGCCAGGCCGGAAGTCCGTACTGGAATCCGATGGATTCCTTAAGCAAGGTCCGTCGCCTGAGAGCATGAAAACAGCTGTACTTGATCAAATGGCGCAAGGCCGCGTACGTCAAGGTTTCCAAAACTTCCAGAAAATCGATGACAAAATGAAGCTTCATTTCGATGCAATTTACACGCAAGCAGGCACGATTCCAGATATTTTGAAGAAAATGGAACAAGATGTTTCGCCTATTTTAGCACAGTAA
- a CDS encoding response regulator transcription factor — protein sequence MRILIVEDEVKIRQGLRAIIEDVIPSGCLIREASNGKEALEWLKTQDKVDLLITDIRMNEMNGIDLMKRVKPLYPGMSIIVISGHDEFVYAKEAIRYGALDYLLKPVDRVELANLLNRVKEECGLVTQNLEVNKEEGERAEKGRLLIRQVKEIVHQSLDQDISLQFLADRVYLHPKYLSDIFKRETGQNLSDYVTEKRMEKARRLLQTTTLKIADISLMCGFANHKYFASIFKQQTGCTPTEYRDQ from the coding sequence ATGAGAATCTTGATCGTAGAAGATGAAGTGAAAATCAGACAGGGCTTGCGGGCGATCATTGAAGACGTCATCCCTTCCGGATGTTTGATTAGAGAAGCCAGCAACGGGAAAGAAGCTTTGGAATGGCTAAAGACGCAGGATAAGGTCGATTTATTAATTACCGACATTCGCATGAACGAGATGAACGGGATTGATCTCATGAAGCGGGTGAAGCCGCTCTATCCGGGGATGTCAATTATTGTGATCAGCGGGCATGATGAGTTCGTCTATGCCAAGGAGGCTATCCGCTATGGAGCCTTGGATTATTTATTGAAGCCGGTGGACCGTGTGGAGCTGGCAAACTTATTGAATCGTGTCAAGGAAGAATGCGGCCTCGTGACCCAGAATCTTGAGGTGAATAAGGAAGAGGGGGAACGCGCGGAGAAAGGCCGTCTTTTGATACGACAAGTGAAGGAAATCGTGCACCAATCGCTGGATCAAGACATCTCCCTGCAGTTTCTGGCGGATCGAGTTTATTTGCATCCTAAGTATTTATCGGACATCTTCAAGCGGGAAACCGGACAGAACCTGTCCGATTATGTCACGGAGAAACGGATGGAGAAGGCGAGACGTTTGCTGCAAACAACCACGCTCAAAATTGCCGACATTTCCCTGATGTGCGGCTTTGCCAATCATAAGTACTTTGCTTCCATCTTCAAACAGCAAACCGGATGTACGCCAACAGAGTATCGAGATCAGTAA
- a CDS encoding sensor histidine kinase — MRAYRSLFISLRTKFLVLFCLMITIPFLISGFITYQKYKANMERDAEAYSAQVTEQVSISLDRFVKEMERTTTSLYFDDLVLQILHSHKGPFRKDNYLKVDEIGKMNQLMASAVMDHSEIEGIFVFALDGSLFSNLQETVNQSWNASQNLWMIRAKANDGGLTIIPPQNESYYKTESPKVMSLTRLIKDPITTEDLGYVKVDLTSKEFEQILSTVKVTKSSKLYVFNDSSQQMYPFIEEPGEHEQQEVAADSSKFMISEQTTKYGGLRVVSMIPKSDVQTEARQLISFTIWISVGAIVAAYFAAIMTSNRMVKPILHLQKKMRRVQNGDFHERADSGGPNDEIGLLTEGFNIMVSQLEHMIKDMYELRLREKESELSALQSQINPHFLYNTLESIRMVAQKDHKDELSQVITSLAKMLRYTVNKQMRLVFLQEELAFVESYLDIQSFRLEKMLEHEIHVDFSQEMALVPKLLLQPLVENAIEHGLGCEPLRILIATKESEGDLYIYITDNGTGMNQAQRQMVEDRMNESSGMQTAPSRENGSRSKGFALRNIQQRLKILYGDAYGLTIEQSGPEGTTFCICIPFQWEDA; from the coding sequence ATGAGAGCTTATCGCTCCCTTTTTATCTCACTGCGAACGAAATTTTTAGTTTTATTTTGTCTGATGATAACGATTCCCTTTCTAATCAGTGGTTTTATCACCTATCAGAAATATAAAGCGAATATGGAGCGGGATGCAGAGGCTTACTCGGCCCAGGTGACAGAGCAGGTTTCGATCTCGCTAGACCGGTTTGTGAAAGAGATGGAACGAACGACAACATCGCTCTATTTTGATGATCTGGTGCTGCAGATCCTGCATTCTCACAAAGGTCCTTTTCGCAAGGACAACTATTTGAAAGTAGATGAAATCGGCAAAATGAATCAGTTGATGGCCTCAGCGGTGATGGACCACTCCGAAATCGAAGGGATCTTTGTTTTCGCACTGGACGGCAGCTTATTCAGTAATTTGCAGGAGACGGTTAACCAGAGTTGGAACGCCAGTCAAAATTTGTGGATGATCAGGGCGAAGGCCAATGATGGGGGCTTAACCATTATTCCGCCGCAAAATGAAAGCTATTACAAAACCGAATCGCCCAAAGTGATGTCGCTCACACGATTAATTAAGGACCCCATTACAACGGAAGATTTGGGCTACGTAAAAGTAGATTTGACAAGTAAAGAGTTCGAACAAATTCTCTCAACGGTGAAAGTCACCAAGAGCAGCAAGTTGTATGTCTTTAATGACAGTTCGCAGCAAATGTACCCGTTTATAGAGGAACCCGGCGAGCATGAGCAGCAAGAAGTCGCTGCGGATTCCAGCAAATTCATGATTTCGGAGCAAACGACCAAATACGGAGGGCTGCGTGTAGTCAGCATGATCCCCAAAAGCGATGTGCAGACGGAAGCGAGGCAGTTGATCAGTTTTACCATATGGATATCCGTGGGGGCTATCGTTGCTGCTTATTTTGCCGCGATTATGACATCGAACCGCATGGTGAAGCCAATTCTGCATCTCCAGAAGAAGATGCGCCGTGTGCAGAACGGCGATTTTCATGAACGAGCAGATAGCGGTGGGCCGAACGATGAAATTGGACTATTGACCGAAGGGTTCAATATCATGGTGTCGCAGCTTGAACACATGATCAAAGATATGTATGAATTGCGGCTGCGTGAGAAGGAGTCTGAGCTAAGTGCTTTGCAGAGCCAGATCAATCCTCATTTTCTGTACAACACATTAGAATCGATCCGTATGGTGGCTCAGAAGGACCACAAGGACGAGTTATCCCAAGTGATAACCAGTTTAGCCAAAATGCTGCGCTACACGGTTAATAAACAGATGCGGCTGGTTTTTTTGCAGGAGGAATTGGCATTTGTCGAAAGCTACCTGGACATTCAATCGTTTCGTTTGGAAAAGATGCTGGAGCATGAAATCCATGTGGATTTCTCCCAAGAAATGGCGCTTGTGCCCAAGCTTCTCTTGCAGCCCCTTGTCGAGAATGCCATCGAGCACGGTCTGGGGTGTGAGCCTCTGCGTATCCTGATTGCGACGAAGGAATCCGAAGGGGACTTGTACATCTATATTACAGACAATGGCACAGGGATGAATCAGGCGCAGCGGCAGATGGTCGAAGACCGCATGAACGAATCCAGCGGTATGCAGACAGCGCCTAGCCGGGAAAATGGCAGCAGATCCAAGGGATTCGCTTTGCGCAATATACAGCAGAGGCTGAAGATTTTATACGGGGATGCCTACGGTTTGACGATCGAGCAGTCAGGGCCGGAGGGCACGACATTTTGTATTTGTATACCTTTTCAATGGGAGGATGCGTAG